A DNA window from Halomicrobium mukohataei DSM 12286 contains the following coding sequences:
- a CDS encoding YeaH/YhbH family protein, with the protein MGLRDDLERYREVGEQRRQDLAEFIQYGDLGQSRQDSVQIPIKIVDLPEFEYDQRDMGGVGQGQDGQPQPGDPVGQPQPDDDGDEDGEPGEPGEDGGDHEYYEMDPEEFAQELDEQLGLDLEPKGKQVIEEVEGDFTDITRSGPSSTLDFERLFKQGLKRKLAMDFDEAFVREALKVDGWGPATVFEWAREQHIPVSKAWIEEAYAELPADEKAVWDSIDEMTDAVDRESTANRIRREGVDQIPFRREDERYRYPEIEEEREKNVVVVNIRDVSGSMRQKKRELVERTFTPLDWYLQGKYDHAEFVYIAHDADAWEVDRDEFFGIRSGGGTRISSAYELALARLEEAYPWADWNRYVFAAGDSENSSNDTEEHVIPLMEEIPANLHAYVETQPSGNAINATHAEEVERHFRETDDVAVAYVSSPEDVTDAIYEILSTEDES; encoded by the coding sequence ATGGGACTGAGAGACGACCTCGAACGGTACCGTGAAGTCGGCGAGCAACGCCGCCAGGACCTCGCCGAGTTCATCCAGTACGGCGACCTCGGCCAGAGCCGACAGGACTCGGTGCAGATCCCGATCAAGATCGTCGACCTCCCCGAGTTCGAGTACGACCAGCGCGACATGGGCGGCGTCGGTCAGGGCCAGGACGGCCAGCCCCAGCCCGGCGATCCGGTGGGCCAGCCCCAGCCAGACGACGACGGCGACGAGGACGGCGAGCCCGGCGAGCCCGGCGAGGACGGCGGCGACCACGAGTACTACGAGATGGATCCCGAGGAGTTCGCCCAGGAACTGGACGAGCAACTCGGACTCGACCTCGAACCGAAGGGCAAGCAGGTGATCGAGGAGGTCGAGGGCGACTTCACCGACATCACCAGGTCCGGCCCCTCCTCGACGCTGGACTTCGAGCGGCTGTTCAAGCAGGGCCTCAAGCGAAAGCTCGCGATGGACTTCGACGAGGCGTTCGTCCGCGAGGCGCTGAAAGTCGACGGCTGGGGGCCGGCGACCGTCTTCGAGTGGGCCCGCGAGCAACACATCCCCGTCTCGAAGGCCTGGATCGAGGAGGCCTACGCGGAGTTGCCGGCCGACGAGAAGGCCGTCTGGGACAGCATCGACGAGATGACCGACGCGGTCGACCGAGAGAGCACCGCCAACCGGATCCGACGGGAGGGCGTCGACCAGATTCCGTTCCGACGGGAAGACGAGCGATACCGCTACCCGGAGATCGAGGAGGAGCGCGAGAAGAACGTCGTCGTCGTCAACATCCGCGACGTGTCCGGGTCGATGCGCCAGAAGAAACGAGAGCTCGTCGAGCGGACGTTCACGCCGCTGGACTGGTACCTCCAGGGCAAGTACGACCACGCCGAGTTCGTCTACATCGCCCACGACGCCGACGCCTGGGAGGTCGATCGCGACGAGTTCTTCGGCATCCGCTCTGGCGGCGGGACCCGCATCTCCAGCGCGTACGAACTCGCGCTGGCACGGCTCGAAGAGGCCTACCCCTGGGCCGACTGGAACCGCTACGTGTTCGCGGCCGGCGACTCGGAGAACTCCTCGAACGACACCGAAGAACACGTCATCCCACTGATGGAGGAGATCCCGGCGAACCTCCACGCCTACGTCGAGACCCAGCCGTCGGGCAACGCGATCAACGCGACCCACGCCGAGGAAGTGGAGCGCCACTTCCGCGAGACCGACGACGTGGCCGTGGCCTACGTCTCCAGCCCGGAGGACGTGACCGACGCGATCTACGAGATCCTGAGCACGGAGGACGAATCATGA
- a CDS encoding SpoVR family protein translates to MSTDDHIRKRRVAAELETSVDEAANLAKKLGLTPYPVNYWIVDYDEMNELIAYGGFQQRYPHWRWGMAYDRQQKQGQFLGGKAFEIVNNDNPAHAFLQESNELADQKAVITHVEAHADFFANNDWFGLFAGGAAPGAADSEDGQRRLSNPEAAAMLGRHAETIEEYMQDPEIDRAEVEKWIDHVLCLEDNIDQHQPYAPVDGEDRPDEADLEEIADQLGDLELSEEVRRQVFTEEWLDAQSEDDEPITFPEEPQKDVLAFLQTHGMQYDADGEKAVEMADWQSDVLEMLRREAYYFAPQKMTKVMNEGWASYWESVMMAGEQFASADEFVLYADHMSKVLGSGGLNPYKLGLELWTYLENSENRREVVERLLRVEDVTWRNFHDVIDFERVQDLIAPDSAVTDVPASLDDLDPDDPRVDADALARARDGEIDVETYPWKVLTEAGMAERHYSLVKPQYRGFVSRISQSELERISRYMFDDARYESVADALADVDYSRGWDRMREVRESHNDVTFLDEFLTQEFVDEHDYFTYEYTHSSGNFRATSTAAEDVKKKLMLQFTNFGKPTITVADGNYRNRNELLLTHQYNGVVLDLEQATETLQRVFELWGRPVNLLTIDKEFDEHDVEVARRRDQEPEPEAVGKRLRYDGEEVTIQEVDWSEVEHLDADDIDYDTKPEEWLS, encoded by the coding sequence ATGAGTACCGACGACCACATCCGCAAACGGCGCGTCGCCGCCGAACTCGAAACGTCAGTCGACGAGGCGGCGAATCTGGCGAAGAAACTCGGTCTGACCCCCTACCCGGTGAACTACTGGATCGTCGACTACGACGAGATGAACGAGCTGATCGCCTACGGGGGATTCCAGCAGCGGTACCCCCACTGGCGGTGGGGCATGGCCTACGACCGCCAGCAAAAGCAGGGGCAGTTCCTCGGCGGGAAGGCCTTCGAGATCGTCAACAACGACAACCCGGCCCACGCCTTCCTCCAGGAGTCCAACGAGCTGGCCGACCAGAAGGCCGTCATCACCCACGTCGAGGCCCACGCGGACTTCTTCGCGAACAACGACTGGTTCGGACTGTTCGCGGGCGGAGCGGCCCCGGGGGCCGCTGACAGCGAAGACGGCCAGCGCCGTCTGAGCAATCCCGAGGCCGCGGCGATGCTGGGACGCCACGCCGAGACGATCGAGGAGTACATGCAAGACCCCGAGATCGACCGCGCCGAGGTCGAGAAGTGGATCGACCACGTCCTCTGTCTGGAGGACAACATCGACCAGCACCAGCCCTACGCGCCCGTCGACGGCGAGGACCGCCCCGACGAGGCGGACCTCGAAGAGATAGCGGACCAGCTCGGCGATCTCGAACTCTCGGAAGAGGTCCGCAGACAGGTCTTCACTGAAGAGTGGCTCGACGCCCAGAGCGAGGACGACGAGCCGATCACGTTCCCCGAAGAGCCACAGAAAGACGTGCTCGCCTTCCTCCAGACACACGGCATGCAGTACGACGCCGACGGCGAGAAGGCCGTCGAGATGGCTGACTGGCAGTCGGACGTACTGGAGATGCTCCGCCGGGAGGCGTACTACTTCGCTCCCCAGAAAATGACAAAGGTGATGAACGAAGGATGGGCAAGCTATTGGGAATCCGTCATGATGGCCGGAGAGCAGTTCGCGAGCGCCGACGAGTTCGTCCTCTACGCCGACCACATGTCGAAGGTGCTCGGGTCGGGCGGGCTCAACCCCTACAAGCTCGGGCTCGAACTGTGGACGTATCTCGAAAACAGCGAGAACCGCCGGGAAGTCGTCGAGCGACTGCTTCGCGTCGAGGACGTGACCTGGCGGAACTTCCACGACGTGATCGACTTCGAGCGGGTACAGGACCTGATCGCGCCCGATTCGGCGGTGACCGACGTGCCCGCCAGCCTCGACGATCTCGACCCCGACGATCCGCGAGTCGACGCCGACGCGCTCGCTCGCGCCCGCGACGGAGAGATCGACGTCGAGACCTACCCGTGGAAGGTCCTGACCGAAGCGGGGATGGCCGAACGCCACTACTCGCTGGTCAAGCCACAGTACCGCGGATTCGTCTCGCGCATCAGCCAGTCGGAGCTGGAGCGCATCTCGCGGTACATGTTCGACGACGCCCGGTACGAGAGCGTGGCCGACGCCCTCGCGGATGTGGACTACTCGCGGGGCTGGGACCGGATGCGCGAGGTCCGCGAGAGCCACAACGACGTGACCTTCCTCGACGAGTTCCTCACCCAGGAGTTCGTCGACGAACACGACTACTTCACCTACGAGTACACCCACTCCTCGGGCAACTTCCGTGCCACTTCGACGGCCGCCGAAGACGTGAAAAAGAAGCTGATGTTGCAGTTCACCAACTTCGGCAAGCCGACGATCACCGTCGCCGACGGCAACTACCGCAACCGCAACGAACTCCTCTTGACCCACCAGTACAACGGCGTCGTGCTGGACCTCGAACAGGCTACAGAGACGCTGCAACGCGTCTTCGAACTCTGGGGGCGGCCAGTCAATCTGCTGACCATCGACAAGGAGTTCGACGAACACGACGTGGAGGTCGCGCGGCGACGCGACCAGGAACCCGAGCCCGAGGCGGTCGGCAAGCGCCTGCGATACGACGGCGAGGAGGTCACGATACAGGAGGTCGACTGGTCCGAGGTCGAACACTTAGACGCCGACGACATCGACTACGACACCAAGCCCGAGGAGTGGCTGTCGTAG
- a CDS encoding DASH family cryptochrome, whose product MSTVLVWFRRDLRCHDNATLRRAVAEADTVVPLYCLPDRLTGEGMFGLDRVGPHRAQFLIESLADLRESLRDRDGELYVRSGDPGTVVPEAAEEFDADAVYWQALPGPEERDEAGSVRAGLADAGIDSETFWTHTLYHRDDLPRPPDEIEDTFTPWKDRTEAKATVRPPKPAPEWVHAPNGGRRASSGADDLPTLADFGFGEDEATVDDRGVLDWTGGETAGLDRVATYVWERDCLREYRETRNGLVGADYSSKFSPWLSFGCLSPRQIHREVEQYETDRVENDSTYWLVFELTWRDFFQYQLAKYGAKWFQPGGIRDRDDIRWRRDRAQFERWARGETGIPFVDANMRELNATGYVSNRGRQNVASFLSNNLRIDWRLGAAYFESRLVDYDVASNWCNWAYQSQVGNDSRDSYFEIVGQATHYDPEGAYVTRWCPELSALPPEYVHEPWTMSEHEQADYGVELGTDYPAPMIDLEASYEKLR is encoded by the coding sequence ATGAGTACCGTTCTCGTCTGGTTCCGCCGCGATCTGCGCTGTCACGACAACGCGACGTTGCGACGCGCCGTCGCCGAGGCCGACACCGTCGTGCCGCTGTACTGTCTCCCGGATCGACTGACCGGCGAGGGGATGTTCGGGCTCGACAGGGTCGGTCCCCATCGGGCGCAGTTCCTGATCGAGAGCCTCGCGGACCTGCGCGAGTCGTTGCGGGACCGGGACGGCGAACTGTACGTTCGCAGCGGCGACCCCGGGACGGTCGTCCCCGAGGCCGCTGAGGAGTTCGACGCCGACGCGGTCTACTGGCAGGCGCTCCCGGGTCCCGAAGAGCGGGACGAAGCTGGCAGCGTTCGGGCGGGGCTGGCCGACGCCGGGATCGACTCCGAGACGTTCTGGACGCACACGCTGTACCACCGCGACGACCTCCCCAGACCGCCCGACGAGATCGAGGACACCTTCACGCCGTGGAAGGACCGAACCGAAGCGAAGGCGACCGTCCGACCGCCCAAACCGGCCCCGGAGTGGGTCCACGCCCCCAACGGCGGCCGGCGCGCCAGCAGCGGTGCCGACGATCTCCCCACGCTCGCGGACTTCGGCTTCGGCGAGGACGAGGCGACGGTCGACGACCGCGGCGTCCTCGACTGGACCGGCGGCGAGACGGCGGGGCTGGATCGCGTCGCGACGTACGTCTGGGAGCGTGACTGCCTGCGGGAGTACCGCGAGACGCGCAACGGCCTCGTGGGTGCCGACTACTCCTCGAAGTTCTCGCCGTGGCTCTCCTTTGGCTGTCTCTCGCCGCGTCAGATCCACCGCGAGGTCGAGCAGTACGAGACCGATCGGGTGGAAAACGACTCGACGTACTGGCTCGTCTTCGAGCTGACCTGGCGGGACTTCTTCCAGTACCAGCTCGCGAAGTACGGCGCGAAGTGGTTCCAGCCCGGCGGCATCCGCGACCGGGACGACATTCGGTGGCGGCGCGACCGTGCGCAGTTCGAACGCTGGGCGCGTGGCGAGACGGGGATCCCCTTCGTCGACGCCAACATGCGCGAGCTGAACGCGACGGGATACGTGAGCAATCGCGGCCGCCAGAACGTCGCCTCGTTTCTCTCGAACAACCTCCGGATCGACTGGCGGCTCGGGGCGGCATACTTCGAGTCGCGGCTGGTCGACTACGACGTGGCCTCGAACTGGTGTAACTGGGCGTACCAGTCACAGGTCGGCAACGACTCGCGAGACAGCTACTTCGAGATCGTCGGCCAGGCGACACACTACGATCCCGAGGGGGCGTACGTCACTCGCTGGTGTCCGGAACTGTCGGCACTTCCGCCGGAGTACGTCCACGAGCCCTGGACGATGAGCGAGCACGAGCAGGCCGACTACGGCGTCGAGCTGGGGACCGACTACCCCGCGCCGATGATCGACCTCGAAGCGTCCTACGAGAAGCTACGCTGA
- a CDS encoding AMP-dependent synthetase/ligase, with protein sequence MCLMAGSRTVPSWREAEREYSDEVVADTTIPELFEATAQRNADRTAQLYKGGTYDRSLTPAVMPAAPDGDYASITYDEMQSMVHNLAAGFRELGVDHDTRVGLFSSTRMEWALSDFAALAAGGIVTTVYTESSPRQVKYLLSDPGADGVVVENEALLDRLLEVEDRLELSFIVTIDEYDTDRDDVYTLGELHEIGAKAYDDARYRSWLEERSPSDLASLIYTSGTTGQPKGVKLTHRNFRSNVNQVYKRLAPRPDKDPDHPTLSPGTTSISFLPLAHVFERLAGHFVMFAAGATVGYVEDPDTLADDIKLIRPDTGASVPRVYERIFDRMRDQASESPIKERIFEWSTDVAREWARTDDPGPLLGLKHAVSDRLVYSQLKENLGGNIEFMVSGGGSLSKELCETFLGMDLTIVEGYGLTETAPVVSVNPPEDVRPGTMGVPVVDEEVKLDTHVVDQDDFETSRDVGELLVRGPNVADGYWNREKETAQSFEPDGWFHTGDIVERTEDDFLIYHDRLKEVIVLSTGKNVAPQPIEDAFSTSDRVAQAMVVGDDQKFIAAMFVPNFEQLRRWADREGIDLPDSEAEMCDDERVHAWIQEAVDEVNEDLEKVETIKKFVLLPREWTAENDLLTPSMKKKRRNIRKAFEDRLSEIYEDPVTVDD encoded by the coding sequence ATGTGTCTCATGGCTGGGTCAAGAACGGTGCCGTCGTGGCGTGAAGCGGAGCGAGAGTACTCGGACGAAGTCGTCGCCGACACGACGATCCCGGAGCTGTTCGAGGCCACCGCACAGCGAAACGCGGACAGGACCGCCCAGTTGTACAAGGGCGGCACCTACGACCGCTCGCTGACACCCGCAGTGATGCCGGCGGCTCCGGACGGAGACTACGCCTCGATCACCTACGACGAGATGCAGTCGATGGTCCACAACCTCGCGGCGGGCTTTCGCGAACTCGGCGTCGACCACGACACTCGCGTGGGCCTCTTTTCCAGTACGCGCATGGAGTGGGCGCTGTCCGACTTCGCGGCGCTGGCGGCCGGCGGCATCGTCACGACGGTCTACACCGAGTCCTCCCCGCGTCAGGTCAAGTACCTCCTGAGCGATCCCGGCGCAGACGGCGTCGTCGTCGAGAACGAGGCGCTGCTCGACCGGCTTCTCGAAGTCGAGGATCGACTCGAACTCTCCTTTATCGTCACCATCGACGAGTACGACACCGACCGCGACGACGTGTACACGCTGGGAGAGCTCCACGAGATCGGTGCCAAAGCCTACGACGACGCTCGTTACCGGTCCTGGCTCGAAGAGCGCTCTCCGTCGGACCTCGCGAGCCTGATCTACACGTCCGGGACGACCGGCCAGCCGAAGGGAGTCAAGCTCACCCACAGAAACTTCCGCTCGAACGTCAACCAGGTGTACAAGCGACTCGCGCCCCGCCCCGACAAGGACCCGGACCATCCGACGCTCTCGCCGGGCACCACTTCGATCTCCTTCCTGCCGCTCGCACACGTCTTCGAACGGCTCGCCGGCCACTTCGTGATGTTCGCCGCGGGCGCGACGGTCGGCTACGTCGAGGATCCCGACACGCTCGCCGACGACATCAAGCTGATCAGGCCCGACACCGGTGCGAGCGTCCCCCGCGTCTACGAGCGGATCTTCGATCGAATGCGCGATCAGGCCAGCGAATCGCCGATCAAAGAGCGCATCTTCGAGTGGTCGACCGACGTGGCCAGGGAGTGGGCCCGGACCGACGATCCCGGCCCGCTCTTGGGCCTGAAGCACGCGGTCAGCGACCGGCTGGTGTACAGCCAGCTCAAGGAGAACCTCGGGGGCAACATCGAGTTCATGGTCAGTGGCGGCGGCAGCCTCTCGAAGGAGCTGTGCGAGACGTTCCTCGGGATGGACCTCACGATCGTCGAGGGGTACGGCCTCACCGAGACCGCACCGGTCGTCAGCGTCAACCCTCCCGAAGACGTGCGACCGGGGACGATGGGCGTTCCCGTCGTCGACGAGGAGGTCAAACTCGACACCCACGTCGTCGATCAGGACGACTTCGAGACCAGCCGAGACGTGGGCGAGTTGCTGGTCCGGGGGCCGAACGTCGCCGACGGCTACTGGAACCGGGAGAAAGAGACCGCCCAGTCCTTCGAGCCCGACGGCTGGTTCCACACCGGCGACATCGTCGAGCGGACCGAGGACGACTTCCTGATCTACCACGACCGCCTCAAGGAGGTGATCGTCCTCTCGACGGGCAAGAACGTCGCTCCCCAGCCCATCGAGGACGCCTTCTCGACCAGCGACCGCGTCGCACAGGCGATGGTCGTCGGCGACGACCAGAAGTTCATCGCGGCGATGTTCGTCCCGAACTTCGAGCAGTTGCGTCGCTGGGCCGACCGCGAGGGGATCGACCTGCCCGACAGCGAGGCCGAGATGTGTGACGACGAGCGCGTCCACGCGTGGATCCAGGAGGCCGTCGACGAGGTCAACGAGGACCTCGAAAAGGTCGAGACGATCAAGAAGTTCGTGCTGCTCCCAAGGGAGTGGACCGCCGAGAACGACCTCCTGACGCCGTCGATGAAGAAAAAGCGCCGCAACATCAGGAAGGCCTTCGAGGACCGGCTCTCGGAGATCTACGAGGATCCCGTTACGGTGGACGACTGA
- a CDS encoding NOP5/NOP56 family protein, whose amino-acid sequence MTDGWFAGLDPDDDEAAVAAIREGSADEPAEWPRLAVDAGFADDTDDYYDRLRAATMAAAEQAVQEREGADDRQLVHAVRSMADCERTANELAERVAEWGESRSADAGSGVEYARELAASEPSDPAGERVQSLAQRVVDLDEEADRLRAYIDRTAPEVAPNLAALAGPVLAARLVSLAGGLESLAKKPSGTLQVLGAEDALFAHLRGSAPSPKHGIIFTHEAVRGTHPDHRGSAARALAGKLTIAARIDHYSGDLRPDLQAELDERIEAIQSRTGGDGE is encoded by the coding sequence ATGACTGACGGGTGGTTCGCCGGGCTCGATCCCGACGACGACGAGGCAGCGGTCGCCGCGATCCGCGAGGGCAGCGCCGACGAACCGGCCGAGTGGCCTCGGCTGGCCGTCGACGCGGGGTTCGCTGACGACACCGACGACTACTACGACCGCCTGCGCGCCGCGACGATGGCGGCCGCGGAGCAAGCCGTCCAGGAGCGGGAGGGTGCCGACGACCGCCAGCTCGTCCACGCGGTGCGGTCGATGGCCGACTGCGAACGGACGGCAAACGAGCTGGCAGAGCGAGTCGCCGAGTGGGGCGAGAGCCGCTCGGCGGACGCCGGCAGCGGCGTCGAGTACGCCCGCGAGCTGGCCGCGAGTGAGCCGTCGGATCCGGCCGGGGAGAGAGTGCAGTCGCTCGCCCAGCGGGTGGTCGATCTCGACGAGGAAGCCGACCGTCTGCGAGCGTACATCGACCGGACGGCTCCCGAGGTCGCGCCGAACCTGGCGGCACTGGCCGGGCCCGTGCTGGCCGCTCGTCTCGTCTCGCTGGCCGGCGGGCTCGAATCGCTCGCGAAAAAGCCGAGCGGGACGCTACAGGTCCTGGGCGCTGAAGACGCGCTCTTCGCGCACCTCCGTGGATCGGCCCCCTCGCCGAAACACGGGATCATCTTCACCCACGAGGCGGTTCGGGGGACTCACCCGGACCACCGCGGGTCGGCTGCCCGTGCGCTCGCTGGCAAGCTCACCATCGCCGCACGGATCGACCACTACAGCGGCGACCTGCGGCCAGACCTCCAGGCGGAACTCGACGAGCGGATCGAGGCGATCCAGTCCCGAACGGGAGGTGACGGCGAGTGA
- a CDS encoding fibrillarin-like rRNA/tRNA 2'-O-methyltransferase: MTLPDGVERHDFGGETGLATRGEPVYGEATDGAWRRWDPDRSKLGAMLALGMETGLAGSETVLYLGAAAGTTVSHVADFAGPTYAVEFAPRPVRDLLDAADPRPNLFPLLKDAREPESYAHVVEPADVLVQDVATRGQALVANRNARFLRPDGRLLLSIKARSEDVTADPAAVFEDVLTTLEERYEIEASESLAPHHDDHLGVVARPRRDGTF, from the coding sequence GTGACGCTCCCGGACGGCGTCGAGCGCCACGACTTCGGCGGCGAGACGGGGCTGGCGACGCGGGGCGAGCCGGTGTACGGCGAGGCGACCGACGGCGCGTGGCGACGCTGGGACCCCGACCGTTCGAAGCTCGGCGCGATGCTCGCACTCGGGATGGAGACCGGCCTGGCGGGCAGCGAGACGGTGCTCTACCTCGGTGCCGCCGCCGGGACGACCGTCAGCCACGTCGCGGACTTCGCCGGGCCGACCTACGCCGTCGAGTTCGCGCCACGGCCCGTCAGGGATCTGCTCGATGCGGCGGACCCGCGACCGAACCTCTTCCCGCTCCTGAAAGACGCCCGCGAGCCGGAGTCGTACGCCCACGTCGTCGAACCGGCCGACGTGCTCGTCCAGGACGTGGCGACGCGCGGACAGGCACTCGTCGCCAACCGCAACGCACGCTTCCTCCGCCCGGACGGACGGCTCCTGCTGTCGATCAAGGCTCGCAGCGAGGACGTGACCGCCGATCCAGCGGCCGTCTTCGAGGACGTACTGACGACGCTCGAAGAGCGCTACGAGATCGAGGCCAGCGAGTCGCTGGCACCGCACCACGACGACCACCTCGGCGTCGTCGCCCGGCCTCGGCGTGACGGAACGTTTTAA
- a CDS encoding glutamate--cysteine ligase: MEETGSAAAFDRMGTLGIEEEFYVVDEYGRPTAGSDELVYESDPPTILDGRLDHELFKTVVETQTPTLDGLDDARSALEDVRNALVDHAEANGFRIAAAGLHPLAKWRELEHAQKPRYRSQLDRIQYPQHRNTTAGLHVHVGVDDADKAVWIANELRWHLPLVLALSANSPYWNGYDTGLASARAKIFEGLPNTGMPTAFESYAAYEQFERRMVETDSIRDRGELWFDVRPHSGHGTVEVRTPDGQRNPEYVLAFVEYVHALVASLADQFEDGASGTDTRREYLDENKWRAMRHGHDASLLTRTGSTAPLGELVDRECDRLGIDGLRTLYDRESGANRQRRLRKQGVATLADDLVLQKNA, from the coding sequence ATGGAGGAGACGGGTTCCGCCGCCGCGTTCGACCGGATGGGCACGCTCGGGATCGAAGAGGAGTTCTACGTCGTCGACGAGTACGGCCGGCCGACTGCAGGGTCGGACGAGCTGGTCTACGAGAGCGACCCGCCGACGATCCTCGACGGACGGCTCGACCACGAACTGTTCAAGACCGTCGTCGAGACTCAGACGCCGACACTCGACGGGCTCGATGACGCACGATCGGCTCTGGAAGACGTTCGCAACGCACTGGTCGACCACGCCGAGGCCAACGGCTTCCGGATCGCGGCGGCCGGGCTCCACCCGCTCGCGAAGTGGCGCGAACTCGAACACGCCCAGAAACCCCGCTACCGCTCCCAGCTGGATCGCATCCAGTACCCCCAGCACCGCAACACCACAGCGGGCCTCCACGTCCACGTCGGCGTCGACGACGCGGACAAGGCCGTCTGGATCGCCAACGAACTCCGCTGGCACCTCCCGCTCGTGCTCGCGCTGTCTGCGAACTCGCCGTACTGGAACGGCTACGACACCGGGCTCGCGTCCGCTCGTGCGAAGATCTTCGAGGGGCTCCCGAACACGGGAATGCCGACCGCGTTCGAGTCGTACGCGGCCTACGAGCAGTTCGAGCGCCGGATGGTCGAGACCGACAGCATCCGCGACCGGGGAGAGCTGTGGTTCGACGTGCGACCACACTCCGGACACGGTACCGTCGAAGTCCGGACGCCGGACGGCCAGCGGAACCCCGAGTACGTGCTGGCCTTCGTCGAGTACGTCCACGCGCTGGTCGCGTCCCTGGCCGACCAGTTCGAAGACGGTGCCTCGGGAACCGATACCCGGCGTGAGTATCTGGACGAGAACAAGTGGCGAGCGATGCGCCACGGTCACGACGCCTCGCTGCTCACCCGAACGGGGTCGACGGCTCCGCTGGGAGAACTGGTCGACCGGGAGTGTGACCGACTCGGAATCGACGGCCTCCGGACGCTCTACGACCGCGAGAGCGGTGCGAATCGCCAGCGCCGCCTCCGGAAGCAAGGCGTCGCCACTCTCGCAGACGACCTCGTCTTGCAAAAGAACGCGTAA
- a CDS encoding winged helix-turn-helix domain-containing protein has translation MTTDDTSDDREDEGDDFGEDPFGDDPFDEELDDDVDVRERLEEEADRAVESFDEGIVDLLSWVLDTETRARIYVHLRQRPDSTSDEIAEGTGLYPSTVREALAELHEEGKVARQKRESDGAGNNPYEYAAMAPSDLVTDVVDEVQSELNTVFNLDNYLGGRDRDTEDTETEPVTISVSDEADDEADDETDDETDDETDDEATDSDDDAAADDDE, from the coding sequence ATGACGACAGACGACACATCCGACGATCGCGAGGACGAGGGCGACGACTTCGGCGAGGACCCGTTCGGCGACGACCCTTTCGACGAGGAACTGGACGACGACGTGGACGTACGCGAGCGACTGGAAGAGGAGGCCGACCGCGCCGTCGAGTCCTTCGACGAGGGGATCGTCGACCTGCTGTCGTGGGTACTGGACACGGAGACCCGGGCACGGATCTACGTCCACCTCCGGCAGCGTCCCGACAGTACGAGCGACGAGATCGCAGAGGGGACCGGACTGTACCCGAGCACCGTCCGAGAAGCGCTTGCGGAACTCCACGAGGAGGGGAAAGTCGCCCGCCAGAAACGCGAGAGCGACGGCGCGGGGAACAACCCCTACGAGTACGCCGCGATGGCTCCCAGCGACCTCGTGACTGACGTTGTCGACGAGGTTCAGTCGGAGCTCAACACCGTGTTCAACCTCGACAACTACCTGGGCGGTCGCGACCGCGACACCGAGGACACCGAGACCGAGCCGGTCACCATCAGCGTCAGTGACGAGGCCGACGACGAGGCCGACGACGAGACCGACGACGAGACCGACGACGAGACCGACGACGAGGCGACCGACAGCGACGACGACGCGGCCGCTGACGACGACGAGTAG
- a CDS encoding phosphopantetheine adenylyltransferase, whose amino-acid sequence MKVALGGTFDPIHDGHRALFERAFELGDVTVGLTSDDLAPELRNEDRYVRSFEERRRDLDEELADFAAEYDREYDVRELTEPTGIATEPQFDVLIVSPETETGGKRINEIRSERGHDTLDIEVVPHVYADDDEVISSTRIVRGEIDQHGNVTPDRDGRPERA is encoded by the coding sequence ATGAAGGTCGCGCTGGGTGGGACGTTCGATCCGATTCACGATGGTCACCGCGCGCTGTTCGAGCGTGCGTTCGAACTGGGCGACGTGACGGTCGGGCTGACCAGCGATGATCTCGCGCCCGAGCTCCGGAACGAAGACCGCTACGTCCGCTCCTTCGAGGAGCGCCGTCGGGACCTCGACGAGGAACTCGCCGACTTCGCCGCGGAGTACGACCGCGAGTACGACGTCCGAGAGCTGACGGAACCGACCGGAATCGCCACCGAACCCCAGTTCGACGTACTGATCGTCTCTCCCGAGACCGAGACCGGTGGCAAGCGGATCAACGAGATCCGAAGCGAGCGTGGCCACGACACGCTCGACATCGAGGTCGTCCCGCACGTCTACGCCGACGACGACGAGGTGATTTCGAGCACACGGATCGTCCGCGGCGAGATCGACCAGCACGGCAACGTCACGCCCGACCGAGACGGTCGCCCAGAACGGGCCTGA